The genomic segment CACCGACCTGCGCGTTCTCTTATTGGCGCTGACGTATTTCGGCCTCATCAGTGGAATCTATGCTGTCGGGTTCTGGCTACCGACCATTCTCAAAACAGCCGGGTTACACAGTTACATCGAAATCGGCGCGTATTCGGCTGTGCCGTACGTGCTGACTATCATCGTGATCTATGTGGTTGGTCGACTCTCCGACCGCAACCGTGAACGACAACTTCATGCTGCGCTGGCAACCGCAGTGGGTGCAGTCGGCCTCATGGCTACAGCCCACTTCTCCGACCAGTTTGTCGTGGCGCTTGCAGCCATCTCTATTGCGACGGCGGGAACGTATGCCGGTTACACCGTCTTCTGGGCCATACCAGCCGACTATTTTTCGGAAGACACCGCCGCTGTTGGCATTGCATTTATCAATACGTTAGGTCTGTTCGGCGGATTTTTTAGCCCAACCGTGATCGGCTGGATGAAAACCGCAACGGGAAGCAGCGAGGCAGGTTTTCTTGCGATTGCGATGCTTCTGCTCACAAGCGCTTTCGTGCTCGCTGCGCGTCCCGCACGGGACGTCAAGGTGACCGCATCATGAAAATCTATGTTGGCGGATTCTTGCACGAGACCAACACGTTTGTTGAGACACACACGCAGTATGCCGATTTCGCGAATGGCGCAAACGGTCCAATTGCGGTTGGCGACGCTATCTTTGCAATGCGTGATGCGAACCTTCCGATTTCTGGCTTTTTGCAATCGGTCGCGGATACGCCGAATGTTGTTGTCCCTGGGATATGGACTTATGCGACGCCATCTGGCCTCGTCATGGACGACGCGTATGAACGAATCGTCAACGAAATCCTGCGCCGCGCTACTGAAGTACGTCCAGATGCAATCTACTTGGACCTGCACGGGGCAATGGTGTCCGAACGCTACGAGGATGGGGAAGGCGAATTGTTGCGGCGACTACGCATGCAAATCGGTCCGCGGCCGATAATCGTTGCGTCCCTCGATTTGCACGCAAACGTCACCGAGCAGATGTTCGAGCATGCCGATGCACTCGTACCGTTTCGTACCTATCCGCATGTCGACATGGCGAAGACTGGGGCTCGCGCGGCTCGGACTTTGTTTCGAATCGCCGAATCGGGTAGACGCTCGCATCGCGCGTTTTGGCGTGCTCCATTTTTGATTCCGATTGAGGCGATGTCTACCTCACAGTCCCCCGCTGCAGAGATTTATGCCCTCGTTGCGGACGTAGAGCGAAGGTATGACGTCGACCTTGGTGTTGCGCTCGGGTTTCCTGCTGCCGACATCCGCGAGTGTGGGCCGGCCGTATGGGCGTGCGGTTCTAGCAAGCGTGGGGTCGAGAGTGCACTTGACGAACTCAAACTGCTGATTGTGGAGAGCGAAGGAAAATGGAAAACGACGTATTTCAGCCCTGATGAAGCAGTCCTCCGAGCCAAGAAGCTCGCAGACTCAGCGCTGCACCCAATCGTGATCGCGGATACGCATGACAATCCCGGTGCTGGCGCGGCTTCCGACACGACAGAAATGCTCGAGGCGCTACTTCGGCATCGAGTGAGACGTGCCGCTATCGGGATCGTCTGCGATCCTGCTGCGGCACGGAGGGCTCACGAGGCAGGCGTCGGCACTCGCGTAAGCATGGCACTTGCAGAGCACACGAATCATCCGCTGCGTGGTGACTTTCTCGTCGAGTCGATATCTGACGGCCGGTGCAGACTCGAAGGCCCGATGATGCAAAACTTGGAACT from the Burkholderia humptydooensis genome contains:
- a CDS encoding M81 family metallopeptidase, with amino-acid sequence MKIYVGGFLHETNTFVETHTQYADFANGANGPIAVGDAIFAMRDANLPISGFLQSVADTPNVVVPGIWTYATPSGLVMDDAYERIVNEILRRATEVRPDAIYLDLHGAMVSERYEDGEGELLRRLRMQIGPRPIIVASLDLHANVTEQMFEHADALVPFRTYPHVDMAKTGARAARTLFRIAESGRRSHRAFWRAPFLIPIEAMSTSQSPAAEIYALVADVERRYDVDLGVALGFPAADIRECGPAVWACGSSKRGVESALDELKLLIVESEGKWKTTYFSPDEAVLRAKKLADSALHPIVIADTHDNPGAGAASDTTEMLEALLRHRVRRAAIGIVCDPAAARRAHEAGVGTRVSMALAEHTNHPLRGDFLVESISDGRCRLEGPMMQNLELHLGPCACLKIDDVRVVVSTVKTQLLDRNLYRMVGIAPEKMAILVNKSSVHFRAAFEPIAEAVLIARTATGIVTDPERLPWRKIDPRMRLGPGIQTRRVY